One genomic window of Octopus bimaculoides isolate UCB-OBI-ISO-001 chromosome 2, ASM119413v2, whole genome shotgun sequence includes the following:
- the LOC106870389 gene encoding RING finger protein 37 translates to MLVNLCHSSLKPAIVCNKPTYDGYEVNNLIQQTSYRNQGFMVERFIKPPVTITLKFPCNVEIFKICINPFVGRQKSLGFEVHTKSEAVIDSWLMNSSLTPSVNTDGIFVPVGRTLLKEAKMFCFRNYSFKGQQEIPSTMSCQLELPLKHHQQKSLTFVSHVSLRITQTEGSSVPCIGKLEIWAKPVSNSVTNLVSKVYSCFKEHLLNDQVCEKDTVTKDDFINQNPASSLPTNSNSFNLNGVDVPEDFLDPITCEIMTMPMLLPSGQSVDQSTLVNYNNAESKWGRTPNNLFTSIKFTSNYKPVPNTSLKVRIDKFLLDNSQQLSDVPRTIGRASDIQNQGLSIENKDWVQPARLRADSRKTCSQTFLQHGNSSTKLKESCSSLNKHQNMAASSLNGHIKSHTKHENISNSFAQSRTTDGKNFQMLTPGLKRKTLSSSKTDDDVGNTVKRQQTSESVQVIRDSHENDLNQSLEAALSRTLSTLPSFSTPVMNSKEIIVKKCAICQISNEAHLYVLPCTHILCRKCLNSNYRNENGTMKYFCLQCKDSYNSKEIQRLYD, encoded by the coding sequence ATGCTGGTTAATCTTTGTCACAGTAGTTTAAAACCAGCGATTGTTTGTAACAAACCAACTTATGATGGCTATGAAGTTAATAATCTTATACAGCAGACATCCTACCGAAACCAAGGTTTTATGGTGGAACGCTTTATCAAACCACCAGTAACTATAACATTAAAATTCCCATGTAAcgttgaaattttcaaaatatgtattAATCCCTTTGTTGGTCGACAAAAATCTCTAGGCTTTGAGGTACACACAAAATCTGAAGCTGTGATAGATTCGTGGTTGATGAACTCCAGTCTGACACCTTCTGTTAATACAGATGGTATTTTTGTTCCAGTCGGAAGAACTCTTCTTAAAGAagcaaaaatgttttgtttccGTAATTATAGTTTTAAAGGCCAACAGGAAATACCCAGTACAATGAGTTGTCAATTAGAATTACCTTTGAAACACCACCAACAGAAATCTCTTACTTTTGTTAGTCATGTGTCACTGAGAATAACTCAGACAGAGGGGAGTAGTGTCCCTTGCATTGGGAAACTTGAAATATGGGCTAAACCTGTGTCAAACAGTGTTACAAATCTCGTAAGCAAAGTTTATTCCTGTtttaaagaacatcttttgaatgaTCAGGTTTGTGAGAAAGACACAGTGACCAAGGACGACTTTATTAATCAAAACCCAGCTTCTTCTTTACCTACAAATAGCAATTCTTTTAACTTAAATGGTGTTGATGTTCCTGAAGATTTTCTTGATCCTATCACATGTGAAATAATGACAATGCCAATGTTGTTACCTTCTGGTCAGTCTGTGGACCAATCTACATTAGTCAATTATAACAATGCTGAATCAAAATGGGGACGTACACCAAATAACCTTTTCACTTCCATTAAATTCACTTCAAATTACAAACCTGTACCTAATACATCACTCAAAGTAAGGATTGATAAATTTCTCCTAGACAACTCTCAGCAACTTTCTGATGTACCAAGAACTATTGGTCGTGCTTCAGACATACAGAATCAAGGATTGTCTATAGAAAATAAAGACTGGGTTCAACCTGCTCGTTTAAGAGCTGATTCTCGAAAAACGTGCAGCCAAACATTTCTTCAGCATGGTAACTCTTCAACTAAACTTAAAGAATCATGTTCATCACTAAACAAACATCAGAATATGGCAGCTTCAAGTTTGAACGGTCATATTAAATCTCACACAAAGCACGAAAATATCTCCAACAGTTTTGCACAATCCAGAACTACTGAtggaaaaaattttcaaatgctAACTCCTGGATTAAAGAGAAAAACTTTATCTTCTtcaaaaactgatgatgatgttggtaacaCTGTCAAAAGACAACAGACATCTGAAAGTGTTCAGGTAATTAGAGATTCACATGAGAATGATTTAAACCAAAGTCTTGAAGCAGCTTTATCTCGAACTTTAAGTACACTTCCATCTTTCAGTACACCAGTTATGAATAGCAAAGAGATCATTGTTAAAAAATGTGCAATATGTCAAATAAGCAATGAGGCACATCTCTATGTGTTGCCTTGTACCCATATACTTTGTCGAAAATGTCTCAATAGTAATTACCGAAATGAGAATGGTactatgaaatatttttgtttacagtGCAAGGATTCTTATAATTCCAAAGAGATTCAGCGACTTTATGATTGA